From Salinirubrum litoreum, one genomic window encodes:
- a CDS encoding DUF354 domain-containing protein gives MTAEKFLFFTNTPAHVHVYKGLVRRLRDDGHDVLVLARDYGCTVALLEYYDLPHRVYGTLDTTKWSLARELPKHYYNIVRHAREFDPDCIFGRGSYAAHAGAITGAPTILVVDSETDTLDHALSRPFSRAILTPHVFGKDLGPRHYRFRGFKECAYLHPETFSPSGDVREQLGVAEDERFAIVRLNAFGSHHDVGQSGFSPGDRRRLIEELSEDVTVFVSDEGGRLDFDDLDAEPYDLHPALMHDALAEASLLVADTQTMVAEAALLGTPAVRSNSFVGGTDMRNFVELEAADLIVNHADFDAVVDSAHRLLADPDAEARWERRAHDYLSEMVNLTDLLVAVAYNRDEVSAVSGLTAGTANRGVDRPGLSSPE, from the coding sequence ATGACCGCCGAGAAGTTCCTGTTCTTCACGAACACCCCCGCCCACGTCCACGTCTACAAGGGGCTCGTTCGGCGACTCCGCGACGACGGCCACGACGTCCTGGTCCTCGCGCGGGACTACGGTTGCACCGTCGCCCTCCTCGAGTACTACGACCTCCCACACCGCGTCTACGGCACCCTCGACACGACGAAGTGGTCGCTGGCGCGCGAACTACCGAAACACTACTACAACATCGTCCGGCACGCCCGCGAGTTCGATCCGGACTGCATCTTCGGTCGCGGGAGCTACGCCGCCCACGCCGGGGCGATCACGGGGGCACCGACGATTCTCGTCGTGGACTCCGAGACCGACACGCTGGATCACGCGCTCTCGCGTCCCTTCTCGCGTGCGATCCTGACGCCGCACGTCTTCGGCAAGGACCTCGGCCCGCGCCACTACCGATTCCGGGGGTTCAAAGAGTGTGCGTACCTCCACCCGGAGACGTTCAGTCCCTCGGGCGACGTACGCGAGCAGTTGGGTGTCGCCGAGGACGAGCGGTTCGCCATCGTCCGACTGAACGCCTTCGGTTCACACCACGACGTGGGCCAGTCGGGCTTCTCGCCGGGCGACCGCCGGCGACTGATCGAGGAGTTGAGCGAGGACGTGACCGTCTTCGTCTCCGACGAGGGGGGCCGGCTGGACTTCGACGACCTGGACGCCGAACCGTACGATCTGCACCCGGCGCTGATGCACGACGCGCTGGCGGAGGCGAGTCTGCTCGTCGCCGACACCCAGACGATGGTCGCGGAGGCGGCCCTGCTCGGGACGCCCGCAGTCCGGTCGAACTCCTTCGTCGGGGGGACCGACATGCGGAACTTCGTCGAACTCGAGGCGGCCGATCTGATCGTAAACCACGCCGACTTCGACGCGGTGGTCGACAGCGCCCATCGCCTGCTGGCCGACCCCGACGCGGAAGCGCGCTGGGAGCGCCGGGCACACGACTACCTCTCGGAGATGGTGAACCTCACCGATCTTCTCGTGGCGGTGGCGTACAACCGCGACGAGGTCAGTGCGGTCTCGGGGCTGACCGCCGGCACCGCCAACAGGGGCGTGGACCGCCCGGGGCTGAGTAGCCCCGAGTGA
- the glmS gene encoding glutamine--fructose-6-phosphate transaminase (isomerizing), whose protein sequence is MCGIIARVGHDDAIGDLLGALRTLEYRGYDSAGIAVQNGHGIEVHKREGRIADLESAVAGQTISGSVGIGHTRWSTHGAPSDENAHPHTDCHGEVAVVHNGIIENYAELRDRLSEAGHEFVSETDTEVIPHLMEEHLRHTDPETAFRRTIGELSGSYAVAMLVRDEDAVFATRRGSPLVLGLGDGEYFLASDIPAFLEHTSEVIYLDDGDVVHLTPDGYRVTDGDSRPVERPIQTVDWDPEDVGKGGYDHYMLKEIYEQPTALRQTIRGRIDTLNDDVILDSFPPGSFDEVTSVQFVACGTSYHAAVYAAGLLNESGVPAQAYLANEYGVSEPPIPENALVVGVSQSGETADTLEALRYADAVGARTLVVTNVVGSTAARECTDAMYIRAGPEIGVAATKTFTSQVASLALLGERLIRDVTGTPSRFSAELLDSLSRLPSDVQQTLDDSTADELAELFDGSDAYFFIGRGLGYPVALEGALKFKEISYEHAEGFAAGELKHGPLALVTPDTPVFAVFTGQHTEKMLNNVKEVQSRGAPVIAVVGDESEEVHRVADEVLTFPEAPAYASGIMANVQLQLVAYHAARRLGRPIDKPRNLAKSVTVE, encoded by the coding sequence ATGTGCGGAATCATCGCCCGCGTCGGCCACGACGACGCGATCGGCGACCTGTTGGGCGCACTCCGGACACTGGAGTACCGGGGCTACGACTCGGCCGGCATCGCGGTCCAGAACGGCCACGGCATCGAGGTCCACAAGCGCGAGGGTCGCATCGCCGACCTCGAGTCGGCGGTCGCCGGCCAGACGATCTCCGGGAGCGTCGGCATCGGCCACACCCGGTGGAGTACCCACGGCGCGCCGAGCGACGAGAACGCTCACCCGCACACCGACTGCCACGGTGAGGTCGCGGTCGTCCACAACGGGATCATCGAGAACTACGCCGAACTCCGTGATCGCCTCTCGGAGGCCGGCCACGAGTTCGTCAGCGAGACCGACACCGAGGTCATCCCGCACCTGATGGAAGAACACCTCCGGCACACCGATCCCGAGACCGCCTTCCGGCGGACCATCGGCGAACTGTCGGGCAGTTACGCGGTCGCCATGCTCGTCAGAGACGAAGACGCCGTCTTCGCCACCCGGCGAGGGTCGCCACTCGTCCTCGGACTGGGTGACGGCGAGTACTTCCTCGCCAGCGACATCCCGGCGTTCCTCGAACACACCTCGGAGGTGATCTACCTCGACGACGGCGACGTGGTCCACCTGACGCCCGACGGCTACCGCGTCACCGACGGCGACAGCCGACCGGTCGAGCGGCCGATCCAGACGGTCGACTGGGACCCCGAAGACGTGGGGAAGGGCGGCTACGATCACTACATGCTGAAGGAGATCTACGAACAGCCGACCGCCCTCCGGCAGACGATCCGGGGGCGGATCGACACGCTGAACGACGACGTGATCCTCGACTCGTTCCCGCCGGGGTCGTTCGACGAGGTGACGAGCGTCCAGTTCGTCGCCTGCGGCACCTCCTACCACGCCGCCGTCTACGCGGCGGGCCTGCTGAACGAGTCTGGCGTCCCGGCACAGGCGTACCTCGCCAACGAGTACGGCGTCAGCGAGCCACCGATCCCGGAGAACGCGCTGGTCGTCGGCGTCAGTCAGTCCGGCGAGACGGCCGACACGCTCGAAGCACTGCGGTACGCGGACGCCGTGGGTGCGCGGACGCTGGTCGTGACGAACGTCGTCGGCTCGACGGCCGCGCGCGAGTGTACGGACGCGATGTACATCCGGGCCGGCCCTGAGATCGGCGTCGCGGCGACGAAGACGTTCACCTCGCAGGTCGCCTCGCTGGCACTGCTCGGCGAGCGCCTGATCCGGGACGTGACCGGGACGCCGAGTCGGTTCTCGGCCGAGCTGCTCGACTCGCTCTCGCGGCTCCCGAGCGACGTCCAGCAGACGCTGGACGACTCCACGGCGGACGAACTCGCCGAGTTGTTCGACGGGAGCGACGCGTACTTCTTCATCGGACGGGGACTCGGCTACCCCGTCGCGCTGGAGGGCGCGCTGAAGTTCAAGGAGATCTCCTACGAACACGCCGAGGGGTTCGCGGCCGGCGAACTGAAGCACGGCCCCCTCGCGCTGGTGACACCCGACACGCCAGTCTTCGCGGTGTTCACCGGCCAGCACACCGAGAAGATGCTGAACAACGTGAAGGAGGTACAGTCGCGCGGGGCACCCGTGATCGCGGTCGTCGGCGACGAGAGCGAGGAGGTCCACCGGGTCGCCGACGAGGTGTTGACGTTCCCGGAGGCCCCCGCGTACGCATCAGGAATCATGGCGAACGTCCAGCTCCAGCTCGTGGCGTACCACGCCGCCCGGCGGCTGGGTCGACCGATCGACAAGCCACGGAACCTCGCCAAGAGCGTCACCGTCGAGTGA
- a CDS encoding sugar phosphate nucleotidyltransferase, translating into MEAVVLAGGEGSRLRPLTERRPKPLLHVANRPILEYVLDALVGAGIDRITVVVGYRGDRIRTHLGSSFRGVDLTYVTQENQLGSGHALLQTRDIVESDPFLVVNGDNVIDATVVRDTIATHEAGDAVATAAVSTSRHPQDYGAVVADDGYIEAVIENPVDAPSHAVNAGVYVLPHAIFDALAETDSRNGDIHLTDALMNLTGRVRRAQSDGVWLDPSYPWEVLDVTEELLREHGDMIGDTREPVIAESARVHETAVVEAPVVLGEDCRVGPGAVVRRGSCLGENVRVGPGAIVTRSVVGADVEIGANAVLHDSVIGEGVVVGPGATLSSGEVDLPVGGRVYPVKIGSLFGDRASVGGNATCRPGTRFGTGANAAPGTVVSGTVEANVEVI; encoded by the coding sequence ATGGAAGCCGTCGTCCTCGCAGGCGGTGAAGGCTCCAGACTCCGGCCGCTCACCGAGCGCCGCCCCAAACCGTTACTCCACGTCGCCAACCGGCCGATCCTCGAGTACGTGCTCGACGCGCTCGTCGGTGCCGGCATCGACCGGATCACGGTCGTCGTCGGCTACCGTGGCGACCGGATCCGGACCCACCTCGGGAGCAGTTTCCGGGGTGTCGATCTGACCTACGTCACGCAGGAGAACCAACTGGGAAGCGGCCACGCGCTCCTCCAGACCCGTGACATCGTCGAGTCCGATCCGTTCCTCGTCGTCAACGGCGACAACGTGATCGACGCGACCGTGGTCAGAGACACGATCGCGACCCACGAAGCGGGTGACGCCGTCGCCACGGCCGCCGTCTCGACCTCTCGACACCCGCAGGACTACGGTGCGGTCGTCGCCGACGACGGCTACATCGAGGCGGTCATCGAGAACCCCGTCGACGCGCCGAGCCACGCCGTCAACGCCGGGGTGTACGTCCTCCCGCACGCCATCTTCGACGCGCTGGCGGAGACCGACTCGCGGAACGGCGACATCCACCTGACCGACGCGCTGATGAACCTCACCGGGCGCGTGCGCCGGGCGCAGTCCGACGGCGTGTGGCTCGACCCCTCCTACCCCTGGGAGGTGCTGGACGTGACCGAAGAACTCCTGCGTGAACACGGCGACATGATCGGCGACACCCGCGAACCGGTGATCGCCGAGTCGGCCCGCGTCCACGAGACGGCCGTCGTTGAAGCCCCGGTCGTCCTCGGGGAGGACTGCCGGGTCGGCCCCGGTGCTGTCGTCCGGCGGGGAAGCTGTCTCGGCGAGAACGTCCGGGTCGGCCCCGGTGCGATCGTCACCCGGAGCGTCGTCGGTGCCGACGTCGAGATCGGAGCGAACGCCGTCCTCCACGACAGCGTGATCGGCGAAGGCGTGGTCGTCGGTCCCGGCGCGACCCTCTCGTCGGGCGAGGTGGACCTCCCGGTCGGCGGGCGCGTCTACCCCGTCAAGATCGGCTCGCTGTTCGGTGATCGAGCCAGCGTCGGCGGGAACGCCACCTGCCGACCCGGCACCCGGTTCGGTACCGGCGCGAACGCCGCCCCGGGGACGGTCGTCAGCGGAACGGTCGAGGCGAACGTGGAGGTGATCTAG